Proteins found in one Arthrobacter pascens genomic segment:
- the tatC gene encoding twin-arginine translocase subunit TatC, with product MALMDHLKELRNRLFKSAIGVILGTVVGFILYQPMLAALIKPITDLNQKEGRLASLNFDGVASSFDLMIQISVFMGLILASPVWLYQLWAFIVPGLHKKERRMALSFVAAAVPLFVGGVFLAWMVLPNAVRVLTDFTPAGASNFITAQVYLSFVTRLMLAFGIAFLLPVVLFGLNVAGILKGAQLVKSWRITVFLVCLFAAMAAPGADAMSMFYLAGPMLALFFLAVVLCLMNDKRRERRAAKRAAETEATADVATPGSELKNL from the coding sequence ATGGCCCTGATGGATCACCTCAAGGAACTCAGGAACCGGCTGTTCAAGTCAGCCATTGGCGTGATCCTGGGAACCGTCGTTGGATTTATCCTGTATCAGCCAATGTTGGCTGCTTTGATCAAACCAATTACGGACCTCAATCAAAAAGAGGGCAGACTCGCAAGCCTCAACTTTGATGGCGTCGCAAGTTCCTTTGACCTGATGATCCAGATCTCCGTATTCATGGGTCTGATACTGGCCAGCCCGGTTTGGCTCTACCAACTATGGGCCTTCATAGTGCCCGGACTTCACAAGAAGGAACGGCGTATGGCGCTGTCCTTCGTGGCAGCGGCAGTACCGCTCTTTGTCGGAGGCGTCTTTCTGGCGTGGATGGTTCTGCCAAACGCAGTCCGTGTGCTCACGGATTTCACACCGGCCGGAGCGTCCAACTTCATCACCGCCCAGGTCTATCTCTCGTTTGTAACGCGACTAATGCTTGCATTCGGCATTGCGTTCCTTTTGCCAGTTGTCCTTTTCGGCCTCAACGTGGCGGGAATACTGAAGGGCGCACAACTCGTCAAGAGCTGGCGGATCACGGTATTTCTGGTGTGTCTTTTTGCTGCTATGGCAGCGCCGGGCGCCGATGCAATGAGCATGTTCTATCTGGCCGGACCCATGTTGGCGCTCTTTTTCCTGGCCGTCGTGCTCTGCCTCATGAATGACAAAAGGCGCGAACGCCGGGCAGCCAAGCGCGCTGCCGAGACTGAAGCCACCGCCGACGTCGCGACGCCGGGCAGCGAACTGAAGAACCTCTAG
- the tatA gene encoding Sec-independent protein translocase subunit TatA, whose product MRLEGWHLIIIIVLALVLFAAPKLPGMARSLGQSMRIFKSEVREMKKDGAPEAKDGDSAVEGKVVNHPQAKPGEPTDGTDVPPPNRA is encoded by the coding sequence ATGAGGCTTGAAGGCTGGCATCTGATTATCATTATTGTCTTGGCGTTGGTGCTCTTTGCTGCGCCAAAACTTCCAGGAATGGCTAGAAGCCTTGGGCAATCCATGCGTATCTTCAAGTCTGAAGTCCGCGAGATGAAGAAGGACGGAGCACCAGAAGCCAAGGACGGCGACAGCGCTGTCGAGGGCAAGGTTGTCAACCACCCGCAGGCCAAACCCGGCGAGCCTACCGACGGTACTGACGTTCCGCCGCCGAATCGTGCCTAA
- a CDS encoding helix-turn-helix transcriptional regulator, whose amino-acid sequence MSASRTERLLNLLIALLNTKYGLRRSELREKVYHDTSGNDVAFGRMFERDKNDLRQFGFDVETATDLGWSEDDPATTRYRIGKESNRLPDVQLSPGEWTVLLLASQLWERAALGTAAENALRKLQASGRLADVELPVGVQPRIKPAGQAFDDLVAAMHAQHPVSFTYLAGSTGNEEQRTLEPWGLGSRFGQWYLAGYDRSRKAPRHFRLSRLTSAVTVLDKEKYSPPKNFNIRDELARLPELPLRTAVVDVREGRLLGLRRRALAGDGGDTEEPDAGYERLQLHFRDAEVLAEELASYGPDATAVAPHELVTAVRRRLRAAADFCAAPVPAFEFADATRGRSVRKGTSEDQLKRMLQLVPFLVHNQGLHIQEVAERFGVTRNELEDDLRILICSGLPEGYPDDLLDIQWEDDHVYITQDLDLNRPVRFTVDEACALLTGLETLNGLPELAEGGALESVTLKLMAAAGEEGLRAGSLAGPEVGPADSATLDVVRQAIGSRSQLHLVYLSSQRDQVSEREVDPLRLYSLDNTWYFEAYCHSAQGLRNFRLDRVQELRPNGKQASTQIGPEEGFPAKLFTPNDDDTTVTVQLTRQGAGLADDYYAERTAALPDGGLVAEIRFGSTAWLPMFVAQHGGSARILKPAKLSESALEWIEAALARYGG is encoded by the coding sequence GTGTCCGCATCCCGTACAGAACGCCTGCTCAATCTGCTGATCGCACTCCTGAACACCAAATACGGCCTGCGCCGCAGCGAGCTGCGGGAAAAGGTCTATCACGACACGTCCGGCAACGACGTTGCCTTCGGCAGGATGTTTGAGCGGGACAAGAACGACCTCCGGCAGTTCGGTTTCGATGTGGAGACCGCCACGGACCTGGGCTGGAGCGAGGACGACCCCGCCACCACCCGCTACCGGATCGGCAAGGAGTCGAACCGGCTGCCGGATGTCCAGCTCAGCCCGGGGGAGTGGACCGTCCTTCTCCTTGCCTCGCAGCTGTGGGAACGCGCTGCGTTGGGCACCGCCGCCGAGAATGCGCTGCGGAAGCTTCAGGCTTCCGGCCGGTTGGCAGACGTTGAACTGCCCGTTGGCGTACAGCCCAGGATCAAACCCGCTGGCCAGGCTTTCGATGACCTCGTGGCCGCGATGCATGCCCAGCACCCTGTCAGCTTCACGTATCTGGCAGGCAGCACCGGGAACGAGGAGCAGCGGACGCTGGAACCCTGGGGGCTGGGAAGCAGGTTTGGCCAGTGGTACCTCGCCGGCTATGACCGTTCCCGCAAGGCCCCGAGGCACTTCCGCCTGTCCCGGCTCACCAGCGCCGTCACCGTGCTGGACAAGGAGAAGTACTCGCCGCCAAAGAACTTCAATATCCGCGACGAGCTCGCCAGGCTTCCGGAACTCCCGCTGCGGACCGCCGTCGTGGACGTCAGGGAAGGGCGTCTCCTGGGGCTGCGCCGGCGGGCTCTCGCCGGCGACGGCGGGGACACGGAGGAGCCCGACGCCGGCTACGAGCGGCTGCAGCTTCACTTCAGGGACGCGGAGGTGCTTGCCGAGGAGCTGGCCTCCTACGGCCCCGATGCCACGGCAGTTGCGCCCCACGAGCTGGTGACGGCAGTGCGGCGAAGGTTGCGTGCCGCCGCCGACTTCTGCGCAGCCCCGGTACCGGCGTTCGAATTTGCGGATGCCACGCGCGGCAGGTCCGTCCGCAAGGGCACGTCTGAAGACCAACTCAAGCGAATGCTCCAGCTGGTGCCGTTTCTGGTCCACAACCAGGGGCTGCACATCCAGGAGGTTGCAGAGCGCTTCGGCGTCACCCGCAACGAGCTGGAGGACGACTTGCGGATCCTCATCTGTTCCGGCCTGCCTGAGGGATACCCGGACGACCTCCTCGATATCCAGTGGGAGGACGACCACGTCTACATCACCCAGGATCTGGACCTGAACAGGCCGGTCCGCTTTACGGTGGATGAGGCCTGTGCGCTCCTCACGGGACTGGAGACACTGAACGGGCTGCCGGAACTCGCCGAAGGCGGCGCCCTGGAGTCTGTGACGCTGAAGCTCATGGCAGCAGCCGGCGAGGAGGGACTGCGGGCCGGATCCCTCGCCGGACCGGAGGTGGGCCCCGCGGATTCCGCCACGCTGGACGTTGTCCGCCAGGCGATCGGTTCCCGGTCCCAGCTGCATCTGGTGTACCTGTCTTCCCAGCGCGACCAGGTTTCCGAACGCGAGGTGGACCCGCTGCGCCTGTACTCGCTGGACAACACGTGGTACTTCGAGGCCTACTGCCACTCCGCCCAGGGGTTGAGGAACTTCCGGCTCGACCGGGTCCAGGAGCTGCGCCCCAACGGGAAGCAGGCCTCCACGCAGATTGGGCCGGAGGAAGGATTTCCGGCCAAGCTGTTCACTCCGAACGACGACGACACCACCGTAACGGTCCAGCTCACCAGGCAGGGTGCAGGCTTGGCGGACGATTATTACGCCGAACGCACCGCGGCCCTTCCGGACGGCGGGCTTGTGGCCGAGATCCGGTTTGGCAGCACAGCCTGGCTGCCCATGTTCGTCGCACAGCACGGTGGTTCGGCGCGCATCCTCAAGCCCGCCAAGCTGTCGGAATCTGCACTCGAATGGATCGAAGCCGCATTGGCCCGGTACGGCGGCTAG
- a CDS encoding FKBP-type peptidyl-prolyl cis-trans isomerase has product MSFGQRNFDRQKPEIDFPEGEVPTELVITDLIEGDGAEAKAGDTVSTHYVGVAWSTGEEFDASWGRGAPLDFRVGVGQVIQGWDQGLLGMKVGGRRRLEIPSELAYGSRGAGGAIGPNEALIFVVDLVGVR; this is encoded by the coding sequence ATGTCATTTGGTCAGCGCAATTTCGACCGCCAGAAGCCGGAAATTGACTTCCCTGAAGGCGAGGTCCCCACCGAACTGGTCATCACCGACCTGATCGAGGGTGACGGCGCCGAGGCCAAGGCCGGAGACACCGTCTCCACCCACTACGTGGGCGTCGCCTGGTCCACCGGCGAAGAGTTCGACGCTTCCTGGGGCCGCGGTGCCCCGCTGGACTTCCGCGTAGGCGTCGGCCAGGTCATCCAGGGCTGGGACCAGGGCCTGCTGGGCATGAAAGTCGGGGGACGCCGCCGCCTTGAGATCCCGTCTGAGCTTGCCTATGGCTCCCGCGGCGCCGGTGGAGCCATCGGGCCCAACGAAGCCCTGATCTTTGTGGTCGACCTCGTGGGCGTCCGCTGA
- a CDS encoding FKBP-type peptidyl-prolyl cis-trans isomerase encodes MRRLLAILIPGLLLLTACGGTPPAPEPTSQSAGDTAKFDSLKLTDNGDKKAPGVDFTKPLEVTEPTVKVVNEGSGDPVKANQVANISILALNGTDGSTLEDTFAGEPEPLELNDELKTGSAVIYNAFVGAKVGSSLALAIPGQAAAEGAPAQPTQLLVIKVLSAEDVTPPLEKPEGDTVTPPAGLPTVKESDKGIPEISIDGSPAPTDLIAQDLIKGKGPEVKATDSVVVNYVGVTHSDGKVFDSSYDKGQTQTFPLNGVYKGWEQGLAGKTVGSRVLLVIPAALGNPDPAQGPQGDLVFVVDILGVK; translated from the coding sequence GTGCGCCGACTCCTAGCAATCCTTATCCCCGGTCTGCTGCTGCTTACCGCCTGTGGCGGGACACCCCCGGCACCGGAACCAACCAGCCAGTCCGCTGGCGATACTGCCAAGTTCGACTCCCTCAAACTGACGGACAACGGGGACAAAAAGGCTCCGGGCGTTGATTTCACCAAACCCCTGGAAGTCACTGAGCCCACTGTCAAGGTCGTCAACGAGGGCAGCGGCGATCCGGTCAAGGCCAACCAGGTTGCGAACATCTCGATCCTGGCCCTTAATGGGACCGACGGCTCCACCCTGGAGGACACGTTCGCCGGGGAGCCCGAGCCGCTCGAACTCAACGATGAACTCAAAACCGGAAGCGCCGTCATCTACAACGCGTTTGTGGGTGCCAAAGTCGGTTCCAGCCTGGCCCTTGCCATCCCCGGCCAGGCAGCCGCTGAAGGTGCCCCAGCCCAGCCCACACAGCTTCTCGTGATCAAGGTGCTCTCCGCGGAGGACGTCACCCCGCCGCTCGAAAAGCCCGAGGGCGACACTGTCACTCCGCCTGCCGGCCTCCCCACTGTCAAGGAATCTGACAAGGGAATCCCCGAGATTTCCATTGATGGCTCCCCGGCGCCGACCGACCTTATTGCACAGGACCTGATCAAGGGCAAGGGCCCGGAGGTCAAGGCCACGGACTCGGTGGTAGTCAATTACGTCGGCGTGACGCACTCCGATGGCAAGGTTTTCGACTCCAGCTACGATAAGGGCCAGACACAGACCTTTCCGCTGAACGGGGTCTACAAGGGCTGGGAGCAGGGCCTGGCCGGGAAGACGGTTGGATCGCGCGTCCTGCTGGTCATTCCCGCCGCCTTGGGCAACCCTGACCCCGCCCAGGGCCCTCAGGGTGACCTCGTCTTCGTTGTGGACATCCTCGGCGTCAAGTAG
- the pafA gene encoding Pup--protein ligase produces the protein MDKRIFGIETEFGISYSSPDSRPLAPEEVARYLFRKVVSWGRSSNVFLTNGSRLYLDVGSHPEYATAECDDLAQLIAHDRAGELILDDLVEEAQSRLAAEGFNGTVYLFKNNTDSAGNSYGSHENYLIPRRGEFSRLAEILIPFLVTRQLIAGAGKILKTPHGATYAFSQRADHIWEGVSSATTRSRPIINTRDEPHADAEFFRRLHVIVGDSNMSETTALLKVGTVDLILRMIEAGVIMRDMRMENPIRSIREISHDLSGRALVRLANGRQLTALEIQQEYLTKVTAFVKEHGAHNPHVPLILDLWGRTLNAIESGDTSTIDTEIDWAIKKKLMDNYRQRHGLGLDAPRIAQLDLTYHDISRTRGLYYLLQSRDAVRRVVDDTVVKDAVDAPPQTTRAKLRGDFVRRAQELGRDYTVDWVHLKLNDRAHQTILCKDPFRSVDDRVDALLDSMG, from the coding sequence ATGGACAAGAGGATCTTCGGTATCGAGACCGAATTCGGCATTTCGTACTCAAGCCCTGATTCGCGGCCGCTGGCCCCTGAGGAAGTGGCCCGCTACCTTTTCCGGAAGGTGGTCAGCTGGGGACGGTCATCCAACGTCTTCCTGACCAACGGTTCACGCCTGTACCTGGACGTCGGATCGCATCCTGAGTATGCCACTGCGGAATGCGATGACCTCGCACAGCTCATCGCGCACGACCGGGCCGGCGAGCTCATCCTGGACGACCTCGTGGAAGAGGCGCAGTCGAGGCTGGCCGCTGAAGGCTTCAACGGCACCGTCTACTTGTTCAAGAACAACACTGATTCGGCGGGGAACTCCTACGGAAGCCACGAAAACTATCTGATCCCGCGGCGGGGCGAATTCTCCCGGCTCGCAGAAATCCTGATTCCGTTCCTGGTCACCCGCCAGCTGATCGCGGGGGCAGGCAAGATCCTCAAGACACCGCACGGAGCTACCTACGCGTTTTCGCAGCGTGCCGACCACATCTGGGAAGGTGTCTCGTCGGCCACCACCAGGTCCCGTCCCATCATCAACACCAGGGACGAGCCACACGCGGATGCCGAGTTCTTCCGCCGGCTCCATGTCATCGTGGGCGATTCCAACATGTCCGAAACCACGGCCCTCCTGAAGGTGGGAACCGTGGACCTGATCCTCCGCATGATCGAGGCCGGGGTGATCATGCGTGACATGAGGATGGAGAACCCCATACGCAGCATCCGCGAGATTTCCCACGACCTCAGCGGCCGTGCACTGGTCCGGCTTGCCAACGGCCGTCAGCTGACGGCCTTGGAGATCCAGCAGGAGTACCTGACCAAGGTCACCGCCTTTGTCAAGGAGCACGGGGCCCACAACCCGCATGTGCCGCTGATCCTTGACCTCTGGGGCAGGACCCTGAATGCCATCGAAAGCGGCGACACCAGCACCATTGACACGGAAATCGACTGGGCCATCAAAAAGAAGCTGATGGACAACTACCGGCAACGGCATGGCCTGGGCCTTGACGCACCACGGATCGCGCAGTTGGACCTCACGTACCACGACATTTCACGGACCCGCGGACTGTATTACCTGCTTCAGTCCAGGGATGCCGTGCGCCGGGTGGTGGATGACACAGTGGTCAAGGATGCAGTGGATGCACCGCCGCAAACCACCAGGGCAAAACTGCGCGGCGACTTCGTCCGGCGTGCGCAGGAACTGGGCAGGGACTACACCGTGGACTGGGTGCACCTGAAGCTGAATGACCGGGCGCACCAGACCATCCTGTGCAAGGATCCGTTCCGGAGCGTGGACGACCGTGTTGATGCGCTATTGGACTCTATGGGCTGA
- the prcA gene encoding proteasome subunit alpha, which produces MTQQQFYVSPEQLMKDRADFARKGIARGRSVVVISCEDGIALVAENPSPSLHKIGEIYDKIAFAAVGKYNEFESLRQAGVRYADVRGYSYDREDVTARGLASVYAQSLGAVFTAEQKPFEVELAVAEVGPSQELDHLYRLTFDGTIADEHGFIVMGGQAEKVSSAITDGWRASLGFPQAIRLAMRGLVTDTEADLKAKALPVKAVEVAVLDRMSESSRGSRRAFRRLNNADITALLAEED; this is translated from the coding sequence ATGACCCAGCAGCAGTTCTACGTATCCCCAGAACAGCTGATGAAGGACCGTGCGGACTTCGCACGGAAAGGCATCGCACGCGGCCGGTCGGTGGTGGTGATCAGCTGCGAGGACGGTATCGCGCTGGTGGCTGAGAACCCATCGCCGTCGCTTCACAAGATCGGCGAGATCTATGACAAAATCGCGTTCGCAGCAGTCGGCAAATACAACGAATTCGAAAGTCTCCGCCAGGCCGGAGTCAGGTATGCCGACGTCCGCGGGTACTCCTATGACCGCGAGGACGTCACGGCCCGGGGCCTGGCCAGCGTATATGCCCAAAGCCTCGGTGCGGTGTTCACCGCAGAGCAAAAGCCGTTCGAAGTGGAACTGGCCGTCGCCGAGGTGGGCCCCAGCCAGGAACTGGACCATCTCTACCGGCTGACTTTCGACGGGACAATCGCGGATGAGCATGGCTTCATCGTGATGGGCGGCCAGGCCGAAAAGGTCTCGTCTGCCATCACTGACGGCTGGCGTGCATCACTGGGGTTTCCCCAGGCGATCCGCCTGGCGATGCGGGGCCTGGTCACTGACACGGAGGCTGACCTAAAAGCCAAGGCATTGCCCGTCAAAGCCGTGGAAGTTGCCGTCCTGGACCGGATGTCGGAGAGCTCCCGCGGCTCCCGGCGGGCGTTCCGGCGACTGAACAACGCCGATATCACGGCGCTGCTTGCTGAGGAGGACTGA
- the prcB gene encoding proteasome subunit beta codes for MQESTANQVAANATSSFTEHLQRDRPELLPNNRALPVGPGPATPLQVPHATTIVAMSYAGGVLMAGDRRATMGNVIASRHIEKVFPADQYSVLGIAGTAGIAIDLTRLFQVELEHYEKIEGTLLSLDGKANRLGAMIRGNLPMALQGLAVVPLFAGFDTTAGVGRLFSYDVTGGRYEEREHHTVGSGSVFARGALKKLWRPNLTEAEAVSVAVESLYDAADDDSATGGPDPVRQLWPVVYTVNRTGARRVPESELATVAGNIIEARSSARREA; via the coding sequence GTGCAGGAATCAACCGCCAATCAGGTAGCCGCCAACGCGACATCGTCATTCACCGAGCATCTGCAGCGTGACCGGCCGGAACTGCTTCCCAACAACCGCGCGCTGCCGGTCGGACCAGGCCCGGCCACCCCGCTGCAGGTGCCCCACGCCACCACCATCGTGGCGATGAGCTACGCCGGCGGGGTGCTCATGGCCGGCGACCGGCGGGCCACCATGGGCAACGTGATTGCCAGCCGGCACATTGAGAAGGTATTTCCCGCAGACCAGTACTCCGTCCTTGGCATCGCGGGCACGGCAGGCATCGCCATCGACCTCACCCGGCTGTTCCAGGTAGAGCTGGAGCACTACGAAAAAATTGAGGGCACCCTGCTCAGCCTCGACGGAAAGGCCAACAGGCTCGGAGCCATGATCCGCGGCAACCTGCCCATGGCGCTGCAGGGCCTGGCGGTGGTGCCCCTCTTTGCGGGCTTTGACACAACCGCGGGTGTGGGCCGCCTCTTCTCTTACGACGTCACCGGCGGCAGATATGAAGAACGTGAGCATCATACGGTCGGGTCCGGTTCGGTCTTTGCCCGCGGCGCCCTGAAAAAGCTGTGGCGGCCCAACCTCACCGAGGCTGAGGCGGTTTCAGTCGCCGTAGAATCACTGTATGACGCTGCCGACGACGATTCCGCCACCGGCGGTCCGGATCCCGTCCGCCAGTTGTGGCCGGTTGTGTACACCGTGAACAGGACCGGTGCCCGCCGCGTCCCCGAGTCCGAACTGGCAACGGTGGCGGGAAACATCATCGAAGCCCGGTCCTCCGCCCGGCGGGAGGCCTGA
- a CDS encoding ubiquitin-like protein Pup → MAGQEQQQPQSRDSQVEEDVPEAPPAPPEAQASESTQGVDDLLDEIDGVLESNAEEFVRAFVQKGGQ, encoded by the coding sequence ATGGCAGGCCAGGAGCAGCAGCAGCCACAATCGCGCGACAGCCAGGTCGAGGAGGACGTGCCGGAGGCCCCTCCCGCGCCCCCTGAAGCACAGGCTTCGGAGTCCACACAGGGCGTGGACGACCTTCTCGACGAAATCGACGGCGTCCTCGAGTCCAACGCCGAGGAATTCGTCCGCGCATTCGTTCAAAAAGGCGGTCAGTAA
- the dop gene encoding depupylase/deamidase Dop: MRVMGAETEYGIHAPTAPGANATMMSARVVQAYAQVTRQRAAGGAETRWDYTDEEPLHDARGWTLERGAAHPSQLTDQPPVLDAEAVALAYGREELELDGQDESGTLLMNMVLGNGARLYVDHAHPEYSSPEVTNPRDAVTWDAAGDLVALATVRRLAADPELPAVNLYKNNTDNKSVSYGSHENYLMPRSVPFGEIVRGLTPFFVTRQIMCGAGRVGLGQDSSIPGYQISQRADFFEAEVGLETTIRRPIINTRDEPHATADKYRRLHVIIGDANLSQVSNYLKFGTTAMVLSLIEAGLAPKVEVHEPVSALQTVSHDTSLTAKLRLLDGRRVTALDLQWMYHEAAAKLAQDTGVADAVDGDGHTHEVLERWATTLTQLDSNKAAAASSVEWLAKLSLLDGYRERDGLAWGEARLGLVDLQWADIRPEKGLYYRFLARNRMQRIVDDGDIAAAVTEPPSDTRAYFRGRCISNFGKDVVGASWDSVIFDVPGYGRLQRVPTREPLRGTKALTGGLFARHRTAGPFLAELLGQKSTPPPA, encoded by the coding sequence ATGCGTGTTATGGGGGCAGAGACTGAATATGGCATCCACGCCCCGACGGCGCCTGGTGCGAACGCCACCATGATGTCTGCCCGGGTTGTCCAGGCGTACGCCCAGGTGACGCGCCAGCGAGCGGCCGGCGGCGCGGAGACGCGGTGGGACTACACCGATGAGGAACCGCTGCACGATGCACGGGGCTGGACCTTGGAACGGGGAGCGGCGCACCCCAGCCAGCTGACGGACCAGCCGCCTGTTCTCGACGCTGAAGCGGTGGCACTGGCTTACGGACGCGAGGAACTGGAACTGGACGGCCAGGATGAGTCAGGCACACTGTTGATGAACATGGTCCTGGGGAACGGTGCCCGTCTCTACGTGGACCACGCCCACCCCGAATATTCGAGCCCTGAGGTGACCAACCCCAGGGACGCCGTGACCTGGGATGCTGCGGGAGATCTCGTGGCGCTGGCCACTGTGCGGAGGTTGGCCGCGGACCCCGAGCTGCCCGCGGTGAACCTCTACAAGAACAACACGGACAACAAATCCGTTTCCTACGGCTCCCACGAGAACTACCTCATGCCGCGCTCCGTCCCTTTTGGTGAAATCGTGCGGGGGCTGACTCCTTTCTTCGTCACCCGGCAGATCATGTGCGGCGCCGGCAGGGTCGGCCTCGGCCAGGACAGCTCAATTCCCGGTTACCAGATCAGCCAGCGCGCGGATTTCTTTGAAGCGGAAGTCGGCCTGGAAACCACCATCCGTCGGCCCATCATCAATACCCGTGACGAACCGCATGCCACCGCCGACAAGTACCGCCGGCTGCACGTGATCATCGGTGACGCCAACCTGAGCCAGGTCTCCAATTACCTGAAGTTCGGTACAACCGCCATGGTCCTCAGCCTCATCGAGGCAGGACTCGCGCCCAAGGTGGAGGTGCACGAGCCGGTCTCCGCCCTGCAGACGGTCAGCCATGATACTTCCCTTACTGCCAAGCTCAGGCTGCTCGACGGCCGTCGGGTCACAGCCCTGGACCTGCAGTGGATGTACCATGAGGCCGCGGCAAAACTTGCCCAGGACACCGGAGTCGCGGACGCCGTCGACGGGGACGGCCACACGCATGAGGTGCTGGAACGCTGGGCCACAACCCTCACCCAGCTGGACTCGAACAAGGCGGCAGCGGCGTCGTCCGTGGAGTGGCTCGCCAAGCTTTCCCTTCTTGACGGGTACCGGGAACGGGACGGCCTGGCCTGGGGTGAGGCGAGGCTGGGCCTGGTGGACCTCCAGTGGGCGGACATCAGGCCGGAGAAGGGGCTGTACTACCGGTTCCTCGCGAGGAACCGGATGCAGCGGATCGTCGACGACGGCGACATCGCCGCCGCGGTGACCGAACCGCCGTCGGACACGCGGGCTTACTTCCGTGGCCGGTGCATCAGCAACTTCGGCAAGGACGTGGTGGGGGCCAGCTGGGACTCGGTCATCTTTGACGTGCCCGGATATGGCCGGCTCCAGCGGGTGCCCACCAGGGAGCCGCTGAGGGGCACGAAAGCCCTGACTGGCGGTCTCTTTGCGCGCCACCGGACGGCGGGTCCTTTCCTCGCGGAACTCCTCGGACAAAAGAGCACTCCGCCTCCGGCGTAA